From Lolium perenne isolate Kyuss_39 chromosome 5, Kyuss_2.0, whole genome shotgun sequence, a single genomic window includes:
- the LOC127304048 gene encoding WAT1-related protein At1g09380-like, with protein sequence MAGCGGWRSWAERYKPGVAMVLVQLLYSLVDMALKTAYGLGMRPIVFVAYRQGITAAALFLGSLATRGFTLRPMDVGSRAFALLFVASLATAMGQYCYFMGLHLASPSMARATTNLAPGITFAIAAVIGYSSCSPYVHRRRGVGTRTLVVQFFSYIAT encoded by the exons ATGGCAGGCTGCGGCGGCTGGCGGTCGTGGGCGGAGCGGTACAAGCCGGGTGTGGCCATGGTGCTAGTGCAGCTGTTGTACTCGCTGGTGGACATGGCGCTCAAGACGGCGTACGGGCTCGGCATGCGCCCCATTGTCTTCGTCGCCTACCGCCAGGGCATCACCGCCGCCGCGCTCTTCCTCGGCTCCCTCGCCACCAGAGGGTTCACGCTGCGCCCGATGGACGTCGGCTCCCGGGCCTTCGCCCTCCTCTTCGTTGCCTCCCTCGCCAC CGCGATGGGGCAGTACTGCTACTTCATGGGGCTGCATCTGGCGTCGCCGTCAATGGCAAGAGCGACCACCAACCTCGCCCCCGGCATCACGTTCGCCATTGCCGCCGTCATCGGGTACTCCTCTTGCTCCCCTTATGTTCATCGCCGTCGCGGAGTTGGGACGAGGACGCTGGTCGTCCAATTTTTTAGCTACATCGCAACTTAG